Proteins from a genomic interval of Plasmodium sp. gorilla clade G2 genome assembly, chromosome: 10:
- a CDS encoding haloacid dehalogenase-like hydrolase has protein sequence MQEIVDKNGNKVQKSNLNDEIKIIFTDLDGTLLNSENKVSEQNLDSLIKAKEKGIKVVIATGRSIFSVENVIGEHVKKNKISLLPGIYLNGCITFDEKGSRVLDRIMNNELKMEIHEFSKKIDISKYAIWFCLEKTYCFEMNDCIREYMEVEALNPDVIEDTLLDSLTVYKVLFSLPENILENTLKLCREKFSHRINVANTFQSYVELFHQHTNKFEGVKEICKHYNISLNNALAMGDGENDIEMLSGLTYSVGVNNASEKVKNSAAYVGPSNNDHAISHVLKTFCDI, from the coding sequence ATGCAAGAAATTGTAGATAAGAATGGTAATAAAGTTCAAAAGAGTAATTTgaatgatgaaataaaaataatcttTACCGATTTAGATGGAACATTATTAAATAGTGAGAACAAGGTTTCAGAACAGAATTTGGATAGTTTAATAAAAGCAAAAGAAAAGGGCATAAAGGTTGTTATAGCAACAGGTAGATCAATATTTTCTGTTGAAAATGTTATAGGAGAGCAtgtaaaaaagaataaaataagttTATTACCaggaatatatttaaatggaTGTATAACATTTGATGAAAAAGGTTCAAGAGTATTAGATAGAATTATgaataatgaattaaaaatggaaatacatgaattttcaaaaaaaatagatatatcaaaatatgcAATATGGTTTTGTTTAGAAAAAACATATTGTTTTGAAATGAATGATTGTATACGTGAATACATGGAAGTTGAAGCATTAAATCCTGATGTTATTGAAGATACATTGTTAGATAGTTTAACAGTATATAaagtattattttcattaccagaaaatatattagaaaatacATTAAAATTATGTAGAGAAAAATTCTCTCATCGTATTAATGTTGCTAATACATTTCAAAGTTATGTTGAATTATTTCATCAACATACTAATAAATTTGAAGGAGTTAAAGAAATTTGtaaacattataatataagtCTAAACAATGCATTAGCAATGGGAGATGGAGAAAATGATATTGAAATGTTAAGTGGATTAACATATTCTGTTGGTGTTAATAATGCTTCTGAGAAGGTGAAAAATTCAGCTGCTTATGTTGGACCTTCAAATAATGATCATGCTATATCTCATGTCTTGAAGACATTCTGTGACatctaa
- a CDS encoding bromodomain protein, putative, whose protein sequence is MMLEDFNTLPLIKSIREDSLDDVLKFLENNYKEYEVDENGEAKNKIELVDKQTQATPLFYVTARKSDEESVEISKLIIEKYAICNPISKDLMKQTCLFYAAREGHLNLCNYLIEKGCNPNDQDNFGQTCLFYASREGKTDCVLTLIKKGANPNLLDLNKQTCLFYACRDGRYDTVKCLLENGVNPSVKDAQRRTALTFAKGNGHNNIINLLKNMGTFSRSSIDSNAQLGNITMLRRNSSSYVAASSPNESNLNNLTVQAENVPNVNFKTEDNQLRKKYKLQYKPLSDEDPLLWVDAPLIKIKEFERKFPELALWPKNVSQSNVEVNNANDAFNKQWYLLANQLILSLSKYEGGHIFEKLVDAKKQNCPDYYDVIKNPMSFSCIKTKLKKGQYAYPSEFVKDVQLIFDNCSLYNTSNSVVAITGKNIETYFNNQLIVIGYNNFILKEQKINENLKLVEEENIKWSNEKEDQIKEVDELENNQEESSKKE, encoded by the exons ATGATGCTTGAAGATTTTAATACATTGCCTTTAATAAAATCTATAAGAGAAGATAGTTTAGATGATGTATTAAAGtttttagaaaataattataaagaatatgaagTAGATGAAAATGGAGaagcaaaaaataaaattgaattAGTTGATAAACAAACACAAGCTACTCCCTTATTTTATGTAACAGCAAGAAAAAGTGATGAAGAATCAGTTGAAATATCAAAACTtattattgaaaaatatGCAATATGTAATCCAATATCAAAAGATTTAATGAAACAAACTTGCTTATTTTATGCAGCTAGAGAAGGTCATCTTAATTTgtgtaattatttaatagaaAAGGGTTGTAACCCTAATGATCAAGATAATTTTGGACAAACATGTTTATTTTATGCATCAAGAGAAGGAAAAACAGATTGTGTATTaacattaataaaaaaaggagCAAATCCAAATTTACTAGATTTAAACAAACAAACATGTTTGTTTTATGCATGTAGAGATGGAAGGTATGATACTGTTAAATGTTTATTAGAAAATGGTGTTAATCCATCTGTAAAAGATGCTCAAAGAAGAACAGCATTAACATTTGCAAAAGGGAATggtcataataatattattaatctACTTAAAAATATGGGTACATTCAGTAGGTCTTCAATTGACAGTAATGCACAGTTGGGAAATATCACAATGTTGAGaa gAAATTCATCTAGTTATGTAGCGGCTAGCTCACCAAACGAAAGTAACCTGAACAATCTGACTGTTCAGGCGGAAAACGTCCCCAACGTAAATTTTAAAACtgaag atAATCAACTCAGGAAAAAGTACAAGCTTCAATACAAGCCTCTGTCCGATGAAGACCCATTATTGTGGGTCGACGCtcctttaataaaaataaaagaatttgAAAGAAAATTTCCTGAATTAGCTTTATGGCCTAAAAATGTATCCCAATCAAATGTAGAAGTGAATAACGCTAATGATGCATTTAATAAACAATGGTATTTATTAGCTAATCAATTAATATTAAGTTTAAGTAAATATGAAGGTGGTCATATATTTGAGAAATTAGTAGATGCAAAGAAACAGAATTGTCCAGATTATTATGATGTAATTAAAAACCCAATGTCATTTAGTTgtattaaaacaaaattaaagaaGGGTCAATATGCTTATCCTTCAGAATTTGTAAAAGATGTTCAATTAATTTTTGATAACTGTagtttatataatacttCAAATTCTGTAGTAGCAATTAcaggaaaaaatatagaaacttattttaataatcaGTTAATAGTAATTGGTTATAATAactttattttaaaagaacaaaaaattaatgaaaatttaaaacttgtagaagaagaaaatattaagtgGAGCAATGAAAAAGAAGATCAAATAAAGGAAGTAGACGAATTAGAAAATAATCAGGAGGAAAGTTCAAAAAAGGaatga
- a CDS encoding ubiquitin-conjugating enzyme, putative produces MNPQTSLTRKQCDFTKLIMAGYDLELNNGSTQDFDVMFHGPNGTAYEGGIWKVHVTLPDDYPFASPSIGFINKLLHPNVDEASGSVCLDVINQTWTPLYSLVNVFEVFLPQLLTYPNPSDPLNSDAASLLMKDKNIYEEKVKEYVKLYASKDLWEQQKKEKKPSNMNGNISPVSELSYVDQDVQDIDLDNL; encoded by the exons aTGAATCCTCAAACATCATTAACAAGAAAACAATGTGATTTTACCAAGCT tATTATGGCTGGGTATGATTTAGAATTGAATAATGGGAGCACACAAGATTTTGATGTTATGTTTCATGGGCCCAATGGAA CTGCTTATGAGGGAGGTATATGGAAAGTTCACGTGACCTTACCTGATGATTATCCATTTGCTTCACCATCTATAggatttataaataaattattacatCCTAATGTTGATGAGGCATCAGGATCTGTGTGTCTCGATGTTATAAATCAAACATGGACCCCCTTAtata GTCTTGTTAACGTTTTTGAAGTTTTTTTACCTCAACTATTAACCTACCCTAACCCATCCGATCCATTGAATAGTGATGCTGCTTCTTTATTAatgaaagataaaaatatatatgaagaaaaagttaaag AATATGTAAAATTATATGCAAGCAAAGATTTATGggaacaacaaaaaaaagaaaaaaaacctTCAAACATGAATGGTAATATTTCCCCTGTAAGTGAATTATCTTATGTTGACCAAGATGTTCAAGATATCGATTTAGACAATTTATGA
- a CDS encoding WD-repeat protein, putative has translation MDSEDVVGDDEYLDEFSEEGDSNEFLSDVEKDSNDSKNEKLNRRNDLFEETIGDDKKQCDRNSIYNSNNNICDIFNFKEEVLSIHKKNICSIKLIRNGSNLIISGNDNNVRIYEFKNMNRHEKRYTNLISVGEGSIIQSLDARDNYILIAHGNKCFVYNKNGEYIQNSIRGDMYIKDVNKTKGHTRQINCCKFHPLNEQIFISGSLDSTLRIWNMTKDNNTYGLDKEMIHSQCIKIVNEKNLLSNNIISCDFTKDANSIIIGCSNGFIDIRNKISNDYTYNYKSSDYYIKKDVSHKDSIIDIFTCKKNKNNFFTRSMDKTIKYWDIRNLHLCLHTIEDVSTIYEKSNMSCFYNDKYLIIGTQQKKKKNIDPIHMDHNLNYVSSDEDHKKSKLQIKYHQKVEDFENSQMDYDSTDEGNIKKKYKDKNIKGEKKNNKPFNNNYIKVYKGDEDMNNFLTEMSSLNKTEKNIFGSIEIYDIENNFNLVYTKNYEHSGIICTYYDEYIKQLFLGTTDGRCLIYYDENSKKGVLDYLQQKSYKRKDESNENSFFYMKNDNIYNLDNLPKEIQITQSGNVIIKKNNINNKKIKINPSVKSLYENAYEKKSNVSAYSKFITDDKNENFNYHHHTNNHSTINDDNIVEVLRNREVNKKGDDYFMKAYKYTQPNKIIDYSSEEEQEYSNILKKPKCPQCGIKNCVCGYMKNK, from the coding sequence aTGGATAGTGAAGATGTTGTAGGAGATGACGAGTACCTGGATGAATTTTCTGAAGAAGGAGATTCGAACGAATTTCTTAGTGACGTTGAGAAAGATAGTAATGATTCaaagaatgaaaaattaaatagaaGAAATGATTTGTTTGAAGAAACAATAGGTGATGATAAGAAACAATGTGATAGgaatagtatatataatagtaataataatatatgtgatatatttaattttaaggAAGAAGTTTTAAGTAttcataaaaagaatatttgttctataaaattaatacGAAACGGTagtaatttaataatatcaggaaatgataataatgttagaatatatgaatttaaGAATATGAATCGACATGAAAAGAGATATACAAACTTGATAAGTGTAGGAGAAGGATCTATTATTCAATCATTAGATGCTAgagataattatattttgatagCACATGGAAATAAAtgttttgtatataataaaaatggagaatatatacaaaatagtATAAGAGGtgatatgtatattaaagatgtaaataaaacaaaaggaCATACAAGACAAATTAATTGTTGTAAATTTCATCCTTTAAATGaacaaatttttataagtGGTAGTCTAGATAGTACATTAAGAATATGGAATATGacaaaagataataatacatatggaTTAGATAAAGAAATGATTCATTCTCaatgtataaaaatagtGAATgagaaaaatttattatcaaataatattatatcttgTGATTTTACAAAGGATGCAAATTCAATTATTATCGGTTGTTCTAATGGATTTATtgatataagaaataaaatatctaatgattatacatataattataaatctagtgattattatataaaaaaagatgtTAGTCATAAAGATTCTATAattgatatatttacatgtaaaaaaaataaaaataatttttttacacGTAGTATGGATAAAACCATAAAATATTGGGATATAAGAAATCTTCATTTATGTCTTCATACTATTGAGGATGTATCTacaatatatgaaaaaagtaatatgtcttgtttttataatgataaatatttaattataggtacacaacaaaaaaaaaaaaaaaatatagatccTATTCATATGGatcataatttaaattatgtatCAAGTGATGAAGatcataaaaaaagtaagcttcaaataaaatatcatcAAAAAGTTGAAGATTTTGAAAATTCACAAATGGATTATGATTCTACAGATGAgggtaatataaaaaaaaaatataaagataaaaatataaaaggagaaaaaaaaaataataaaccttttaataataattatattaaagtTTATAAAGGTGATGaagatatgaataattttttaacagAAATGTCttcattaaataaaacagaaaaaaatatttttggatctatagaaatatatgatatagaaaataattttaatttagtATATactaaaaattatgaacattcaggtattatatgtacatattatgatgaatatataaaacaattatTTTTAGGAACAACTGATGGAAGAtgtcttatatattatgatgagAATTCAAAGAAAGGAGTATTAGATTATTTACAACAAAAAagttataaaagaaaagatgAATCAAATGAAAActcctttttttatatgaagaatgataatatatataacttagATAATTTACCTAAAGAAATACAAATTACACAATCAGgaaatgttattattaaaaagaataatataaataataaaaaaatcaaaataaatcCAAGTGTTAAatcattatatgaaaatgcatatgaaaaaaaaagtaatgtTAGTGCATATTCTAAATTTATTacagatgataaaaatgagaattttaattatcatcatcatacaAATAATCACTCAACTATAAACGATGATAACATAGTTGAAGTCTTAAGAAATAGAgaagtaaataaaaaaggagaTGACTATTTTATGAAGGCTTATAAATACACACAaccaaataaaattattgatTATTCTTCAGAGGAGGAACAAgaatattcaaatattttaaagaaacCTAAATGTCCTCAATGTGGAATAAAAAATTGTGTTTGCGgctatatgaaaaataagtga
- a CDS encoding early transcribed membrane protein 10.2 has translation MKIGKLFFLLNIFVVCHLILSCLCRKGQATRGNLLALKAIEQDLQQKKKRKRNLILYSLGSAALIAALVVTGIGLNMYMKRKKDESHVQEVIEAKEEEVKEKQSEKKKTTVKVVPKRVPVKTRSAHGRSKVPSVNHQDVAPKLDDEKKEEPSNFTDNDLVLTADSLKVLEPKLDENSEGADFLKNMNEPKEVDSFSLDSALTDASEQNENKDAELSTDLIHTPTDSSLDLSDDKKDTSTNDLESLNLDSSSPSEFTQDKPQAESETMPAEPSAQEPMIPEPSAQEPTTPESSSQEPTTPESSSQEPLTPESSSQEPTTPESSSQEPTTPESSSQEPTTPEPTSESKTPEIKEVDEPVVVPSYYPTTGPNPNTHGPPRRRTSSRSSGSSNRTSSGTTTRPRSRSNTTRDSSGRSSGRTSTPKVRKEQ, from the coding sequence atgaaGATTGgtaaattattctttttattaaacaTCTTTGTTGTATGCCACTTAATTTTATCATGCTTATGTCGAAAGGGACAAGCTACTCGCGGAAATTTGTTGGCATTAAAAGCCATTGAACAAGATTTACaacaaaagaagaaaagaaaaagaaacttgattttatattcattaggTTCTGCTGCATTAATAGCTGCCCTTGTTGTTACAGGTATAGGACTTAACATgtatatgaaaagaaaaaaagatgaaTCTCATGTACAAGAAGTTATAGAAgcaaaagaagaagaagttaaagaaaaacaatctgagaaaaaaaaaactacaGTTAAAGTAGTTCCTAAAAGAGTTCCTGTTAAAACTAGATCAGCACATGGAAGATCCAAAGTACCTAGTGTAAATCATCAAGACGTAGCTCCCAAATTAGATGAtgagaaaaaagaagaacCATCAAATTTTACTGATAATGATCTTGTATTAACAGCTGATTCTTTAAAGGTATTGGAACCAAAACTTGATGAAAATTCTGAAGGTGCTGATTTTCTTAAAAACATGAATGAACCTAAAGAAGTTGATTCTTTTAGTCTTGATAGTGCCTTAACAGATGCTTCtgaacaaaatgaaaacaaaGATGCTGAACTTTCTACAGATCTTATCCATACTCCAACAGATAGTAGTCTTGACTTATcagatgataaaaaagatacTTCCACAAATGATTTAGAATCTTTAAATCTTGATAGTTCATCTCCAAGTGAGTTCACTCAAGATAAACCTCAAGCTGAATCAGAAACTATGCCTGCAGAACCTTCCGCTCAAGAACCTATGATACCAGAACCTTCCGCTCAAGAACCTACGACTCCAGAATCTTCCTCCCAAGAACCTACGACTCCAGAATCTTCTTCCCAAGAACCTTTGACTCCAGAATCTTCCTCTCAAGAACCTACAACTCCAGAATCTTCTTCCCAAGAACCTACGACTCCAGAATCTTCTTCTCAAGAACCTACGACTCCAGAACCTACTTCTGAATCCAAAACACCTGAAATAAAGGAAGTAGATGAACCAGTTGTAGTACCTTCATATTATCCAACTACCGGTCCAAATCCAAATACCCATGGACCACCAAGAAGAAGAACTTCATCTAGATCTTCTGGATCATCAAATAGAACTTCATCTGGTACTACTACTAGACCCAGAAGTCGTTCTAACACAACACGTGATTCCTCAGGAAGATCATCTGGAAGAACTTCCACACCAAAAGTCAGAAAAgaacaataa
- a CDS encoding plasmepsin VII → MNKNIIQIYMFVFILLLKQHIVILKNEEITHPHSITKKDTKSIVNVNNKLKNINIHELDTISRKDFSGSDNKNYILIKLKKQDIFSKKLSTYYGQVQIGEESENNLNVLFDTGSSEVWILNDTCKNRLCNNLHRKYKRTKSFVYKYDKKGLPSIIEIFYLSGKIVAFEGYDTIYIGKKLNVPQTNISFATKVDIPILEEFKWDGIIGLGFENEDSKKRGIKPFLDLLKDDKILTNKNYKNQFGYYLSDKEGYITLGGIDNRLKNAPDEEIIWTPVSTDMGYWTIQIMGVRKEYVTNHFEEKKEEDEVIVKYEAFHDGGKNSIIDTGTYLIYAPKYTMDNYLKDLKINNCDEKYNLPHLIFQIKADEIKTIKGVAIIEIVLTPNDYVIEYVDKKNNTKECIIGIQPDEQSEEDNIDGWTLGQVFLKSYYTIFDKDNLKIGFVRSKRNVSLK, encoded by the exons atgaataaaaatattattcaaatatatatgtttgtgtttatattattacttaaacaacatattgttattttaaaGAATGAAGAAATTACGCATCCCCATTCAATAACAAAGAAGGATACTAAATCTATTGtaaatgttaataataaattgaagaatattaatatacatgAATTAGATACTATTAGTAGAAAAGATTTTTCTGGaagtgataataaaaattatattttaataaaattaaaaaagcaGGATATTTTTTCCAAAAAATTATCTACTTATTATGGTCAAGTACAAATAGGTGAAGAATCAGAAAATAATTTGAACGTTCTTTTTGATACAGGTTCATCAGAAGTATGGATTTTAAATGACACTTGTAAAAATAGATTGTGTAATAATCTACATAGGAAATATAAGAGGACTAAATCATTTGTTTATAAGTATGATAAGAAGGGTTTACCTTCaattatagaaatattttatcttaGTGGGAAAATAGTTGCTTTTGAAG GTTATGATACTATCTATATAGGGAAAAAATTAAACGTTCCGCAGACGAATATTTCTTTCGCT acCAAGGTTGATATACCAATATTAGAGGAGTTCAAATgg gATGGTATAATTGGATTGGGCTTTGAAAATGAGGACTCCAAAAAGAGAGGAATAAAAccatt TCTAGATCTTTTAAaggatgataaaatattaactaataaaaattataaaaatcaatTCGGATATTACTTGTCAGATAAAG aaGGTTATATTACATTGGGTGGAATAGATAATAGGCTGAAGAATGCTCCTGATGAAGAAATAAT CTGGACTCCTGTCTCCACCGATATGGGATACTGGACAa ttcAAATTATGGGTGTTAGGAAAGAGTATGTGACTAACCATTTtgaagaaaagaaagaagaGGATGAAGTAATAGTAAAATATGAAGCATTTCATGATGGAGGTAAAAATTCTATTATAGATACAGGAACGTATTTAATTTATGCTCCTAAATATACTATGGATAATTATCTAAaggatttaaaaataaataattgtgatgaaaaatataatcttccacatttaatatttcaaataaaagctgatgaaataaaaacaataaagGGTGTAGCTATAATAGAAATTGTATTAACACCTAATGATTATGTTATAGAATATGtagataagaaaaataatacaaaagaaTGTATAATAGGAATACAACCTGATGAACAATCAGAAGAAGATAATATTGATGGATGGACCTTAGGTCAAGTGTTTTTAAAATCATACTATACAATATTTGATAAAGACAATTTAAAAATAGGCTTTGTCAGAAGTAAAAGAAATGTATCCTTAAAGTGA
- a CDS encoding myb2 transcription factor, putative, with product MRIQIKGGIWKNCEDEVLKAAVMKYGLNNWSRVASLLVRKSAKQCKARWYEWLDPSVKKTEWNKEEEEKLLHLAKLFPTQWRTIAPIVGRTAQQCLEHYEYLLDEAEGKVYDKNKNPRHLRPGEIDPAPESRPARADPVDMDEDEKEMLAEAKARLANTKGKKAKRKAREKQLEQARRLALLQKKRELKAAGITSLNYKRKDKNRIDHSKEILFQRKPLKGFYDVTDEQNINDDLYENKKSNLKKSIKSMDVENINDAMDYDKNKGKRHHSHYNNNEESNLLSTIENYDKQFNELSHLRKRVRLNLPEPILNENEIDEIIQINKEASAYNDIIKDQNDKLPINNILPSIESSSFILNDKDKFSNLQTDFYNNNNKSIAFSSKLDLSIQQAAKNIISRKMNVPFIGMNNDYNEEELDRKNNISQTGNNNIDDHIEYDDLNNNNNNNNNYNNTSFNSVKNSTSHYNHLNVKKNIKEVQEEIEKQKKLNEEDQQNNQKDKVTIKNKIISDIKSFKKNISLYAHSIISYKNLKNDQSMIDNQTIQASEYYDDNYEEKIDRAKLHIKASLANLPQETNLIELQLNEEPQEYDTDNIEKDEIEKDIQDIENEKRKNEERKEKEKFNKQNKIIRWNLPRPYFLDKINLFNNYMDNEYEDVDNLIQREMLLLIKNDMFNYPLKSSTPIQNKVHVENLEPFYMNMAMNSINEEFEDIYGESSINDNTKDDSNSDKSDKCDGRSDQCDDRSDQCDDKSNQCDDKSNQCDDKSEKCDGRSDQCDDNSQCISNHNSYNHIDVWEQINRNIIFCPSKNSYRYIEDANENDKKENYKYKCEKLKNLILNDMEYYKKLENKYDIYTKGYQLKIKSYKKSYDTLFNSYINCINEKDALNLLHHKEKEYALKRIKEEKNENKKEIEYHKSLQKFYQELLETNHQLKEKCSQTVKVL from the coding sequence atgaGGATTCAAATCAAAGGAGGTATATGGAAAAATTGTGAGGATGAAGTTCTTAAAGCAGCTGTTATGAAATATGGTTTAAATAATTGGTCAAGAGTTGCATCTTTATTAGTTCGTAAATCAGCTAAACAATGTAAAGCCAGGTGGTATGAATGGCTTGATCCTTCTGTTAAAAAAACAGAATGgaataaagaagaagaagaaaaactTTTACATCTAGCCAAACTATTTCCAACGCAATGGAGAACCATTGCACCTATTGTTGGAAGAACAGCACAACAATGTTTAGAACATTATGAATATCTTCTTGATGAAGCTGAAGGAAAAgtttatgataaaaataagaacCCACGACATCTAAGACCAGGTGAAATAGACCCTGCTCCTGAATCGAGACCAGCAAGAGCAGATCCAGTAGATATGGATgaagatgaaaaagaaatgCTAGCAGAAGCTAAAGCTAGACTTGCAAATACAAAAGGTAAAAAAGCTAAAAGAAAAGCTAGAGAAAAACAACTAGAACAAGCCAGAAGATTAGctttattacaaaaaaaaagagaattgAAAGCAGCTGGTATTACttcattaaattataaaagaaaagataaaaatagaaTTGATCATTCCAAAGAAATTTTATTTCAAAGGAAACCATTAAAAGGTTTTTATGATGTTACAgatgaacaaaatattaatgatgatttatatgaaaataaaaaatcaaatttgaaaaaaagtataaaatcGATGGatgttgaaaatataaatgatgctatggattatgataaaaataaagggaAAAGACATCATtctcattataataataatgaagaatcAAATTTGTTATCTACTAtagaaaattatgataaaCAATTTAATGAATTAAGCCATTTAAGAAAACGTGTTCGATTAAATTTACCAGAGCcgatattaaatgaaaatgaaatagatgaaataatacaaataaataaagaagcATCAgcatataatgatattattaaagatcaaaatgataaattaccaataaataatattttaccaAGTATAGAAAGTTcctcatttatattaaatgataaagataAATTCTCAAACTTGCAAAcagatttttataataataataataaatcaataGCTTTTTCTAGTAAACTAGATCTAAGCATACAACAAGCagcaaaaaatattatttctagAAAAATGAATGTTCCATTTATAGGAAtgaataatgattataatgaagaagaattagatagaaaaaataatataagtcAAACGGGGAATAACAATATTGATGATCATATAGAATATGATGAtctcaataataataataataataataataattataataatacttcTTTTAATTCTGTGAAAAATTCCACATCTCATTATAATCATCTTAatgtcaaaaaaaatataaaagaagtaCAAGAAGAAATTGAGaaacaaaagaaattaaatgaagaagatcAACAAAATAATCAAAAGGATAAGGTaactattaaaaataaaattattagtGATATTaaaagttttaaaaaaaatattagttTATATGCTCATTCTATTAtatcttataaaaatttaaaaaatgatcaaTCTATGATAGATAATCAAACTATACAAGCCAGTgaatattatgatgataattatgaagAGAAAATCGATAGAGCAAAACTACATATTAAAGCATCATTAGCTAACTTACCACAAGAAACTAATCTTATAGAACTTCAATTAAATGAAGAACCTCAAGAATATGATACTGACAATATAGAAAAAGACGAAATAGAAAAAGATATACAAGAtattgaaaatgaaaaaagaaaaaacgaagaaagaaaagagaaagaaaaatttaataagcaaaataaaattattagatGGAATTTACCTAGACCATATTTCTTAGATAAAATTaatctttttaataattatatggacAATGAATATGAAGATGTTGATAATCTAATACAAAGAGAGATGCTTCTCTTAATAAAGAATGATATGTTTAATTACCCACTTAAGAGTTCAACACCCATACAAAATAAAGTGCATGTGGAAAATCTAGAAcctttttatatgaatatggCTATGAACAGTATAAATGAGGAGTTTGAAGATATATATGGAGAATCATCAATAAATGACAACACAAAGGATGATTCTAACAGTGATAAAAGTGATAAATGTGATGGTAGAAGTGATCAATGTGATGATAGAAGTGATCAATGTGATGATAAAAGTAATCAATGTGATGATAAAAGTAATCAATGTGATGATAAAAGTGAAAAATGTGATGGTAGAAGTGATCAATGTGATGATAATTCACAATGTATTTCAAACCATAATTCATATAACCATATCGATGTGTGGGAACAAATTAAcagaaatataattttctgcCCATCAAAAAATTCATATCGCTATATTGAAGATGccaatgaaaatgataaaaaagaaaattataaatacaaatgtgaaaaattaaaaaatttaattttaaatgatatggaatattataaaaaattagaaaataaatatgatatttataCAAAAGGATATCAactaaaaattaaaagttataaaaaatcatatgatactttatttaattcatatattaattgtATTAACGAAAAAGATGCTTTAAACCTTCTACATCacaaagaaaaagaatatgcattgaaaagaataaaagaagaaaaaaatgaaaataaaaaagaaatcgaATATCATAAATCATTACAAAAGTTTTATCAAGAACTTTTAGAAACAAATCAtcaattaaaagaaaaatgtagTCAAACGGTGAAGgtgttataa